One genomic segment of Clostridium saccharoperbutylacetonicum N1-4(HMT) includes these proteins:
- a CDS encoding anti-sigma factor domain-containing protein codes for MDGLGFKKDRYVFASAPSMMVLGDGNESNKSKQISLFLNELNTYNVLLKDLVNFPLRENDRNVSLNVAYYIISDEEILQKVIEKKDLPIGKLSKLTRLKPEYLEKLRDYILAYYIVLNNPYYKSLQDSLRIKLKEDNNVINISNKNEKIHKGLAVKLVGRAVYILTSKGEFFKIKTSDKVSVGEIAEGKEKRFFRNYRIHISILLFVLILIGSGIIIQYRTTQSTIVIETSSNIKIHINKFNKVIYMYSPTEKGKELINSIDVENKDVDEAISKTFEYAVKNQMIDLSKKTLMTISGQPLKYGTLIKTNKVISENKVPIIINNSGNQQNLPKDQSEDETKK; via the coding sequence AGATGGAAATGAAAGCAATAAAAGCAAGCAAATATCTTTATTTTTAAATGAATTAAATACATATAATGTTTTACTTAAAGATTTAGTTAATTTTCCACTGAGAGAAAATGATAGAAATGTATCTTTAAATGTTGCATATTACATAATAAGTGATGAGGAAATATTACAAAAGGTTATTGAAAAGAAAGACTTGCCTATAGGGAAGTTAAGTAAGTTAACAAGGCTTAAACCTGAATATTTAGAAAAACTTAGAGATTATATTTTAGCATACTACATAGTTTTAAATAATCCTTATTATAAGAGTTTGCAAGATTCACTTAGAATAAAATTAAAGGAAGATAACAATGTTATTAATATTTCAAATAAGAATGAGAAAATACATAAAGGGTTAGCAGTAAAATTGGTAGGCAGAGCTGTATATATTTTGACGTCTAAAGGTGAATTCTTTAAAATAAAGACTAGTGATAAAGTTAGTGTTGGAGAAATAGCAGAAGGTAAAGAAAAACGATTTTTTAGAAATTATAGGATTCACATATCTATTCTATTATTTGTACTTATACTTATTGGTAGTGGTATTATTATTCAATATAGGACAACGCAAAGTACAATTGTCATTGAGACAAGCTCCAATATAAAAATACATATTAATAAATTTAACAAAGTGATATATATGTATTCACCAACGGAAAAGGGAAAAGAGCTTATTAACAGCATAGATGTTGAAAATAAAGATGTAGATGAAGCTATATCTAAAACCTTTGAATATGCTGTGAAAAATCAAATGATAGATTTAAGTAAAAAGACTCTTATGACAATAAGTGGTCAACCACTAAAATATGGAACACTTATTAAAACCAATAAAGTTATTTCTGAAAATAAAGTGCCAATAATTATAAATAATTCAGGAAATCAACAAAACTTACCAAAGGATCAAAGTGAAGATGAAACGAAAAAATAG
- a CDS encoding polysaccharide deacetylase family protein translates to MNYIFNSNDRRSNGLFMPNLKDLNIIYFFKKILSKKYALIFISIILLAIVCFSIRYFNNSSSKNELVHNNDLESKSVDNSSAQLFNKMINEVTSKKAKLNNVILTNANIGIPVLYYHSVTEPATNEVIITPEKLKAELTYIKDKGYITLTMKDLKNYLLNHSLIPEKSILITFDDGYMDNYYSAFPILKELNMNATIFCITSNLDGNYYLSKEAIKEMSTYGIDIESHTINHPHLNKLTYEDQLKELTESKKTLEAITGKEVTSIAYPFGDYNEDSIKAAKNSGYTFGFTTNRGLADKDDNFFKLDRIYISSTYDMDTFKDVLTKTKK, encoded by the coding sequence ATGAATTACATTTTCAATTCAAATGATAGGAGGTCAAATGGTTTATTTATGCCTAACTTAAAAGATTTGAACATAATTTATTTTTTCAAAAAAATATTAAGTAAAAAATATGCATTAATTTTTATATCCATTATCTTACTTGCTATAGTATGTTTCTCTATCAGATATTTTAATAATAGTTCATCTAAAAATGAATTAGTACATAACAATGATTTGGAAAGCAAATCTGTGGATAACTCAAGTGCTCAACTTTTCAATAAAATGATTAATGAAGTAACCTCCAAAAAAGCTAAATTAAATAATGTCATACTAACTAATGCTAATATAGGCATACCAGTACTATATTATCATTCTGTTACAGAGCCAGCTACCAACGAAGTAATAATAACACCTGAAAAACTTAAAGCAGAACTCACATATATAAAAGACAAAGGCTATATAACCCTTACTATGAAAGATTTAAAAAATTATTTATTAAATCATTCACTTATTCCTGAAAAAAGTATCCTTATTACCTTCGATGATGGATATATGGATAATTATTATAGCGCCTTTCCTATATTAAAAGAATTAAATATGAATGCTACAATATTTTGCATAACTTCTAATTTAGATGGCAATTATTATTTATCAAAAGAAGCAATAAAAGAAATGTCTACATATGGAATCGATATCGAAAGCCATACTATTAATCACCCACATCTCAATAAACTCACATATGAAGACCAATTAAAAGAATTAACGGAATCTAAAAAAACTTTGGAAGCAATAACTGGTAAAGAAGTTACTTCAATCGCTTATCCTTTCGGAGATTATAACGAAGATAGTATAAAAGCAGCCAAAAATTCAGGATATACTTTTGGATTTACCACAAATAGAGGCCTTGCAGATAAAGATGACAATTTTTTCAAACTTGATAGAATTTATATTAGTTCCACATATGACATGGATACTTTTAAAGATGTGTTAACTAAAACGAAAAAATAG
- a CDS encoding DUF3298 and DUF4163 domain-containing protein, whose product MGILTNIAGIIVASSMLYTAYPQNLCISCVINGQSEIKLVEKSIEKNSDYLKEDIKIPQFIGGNDEKRVNIINNTINDDILPKINDAEKTAKEYFGKIGQEKPTFPYEIFSRYTVSEDNNKVLSLFNDYYEYLGGAHGMTIRSSYTIDKSTENLLFLKDLFAPGYNYMDTINKEIKREIKENPQNYFDSGNVFKGIKENQNFYIQDGELVIYYQLYELAPYVFGFPEFKIPLKVFDSNYIYT is encoded by the coding sequence ATGGGCATTTTAACTAATATAGCTGGAATAATTGTAGCAAGTTCAATGTTATATACAGCTTATCCACAGAATTTGTGTATAAGTTGTGTGATTAATGGTCAAAGCGAAATTAAGCTTGTGGAAAAGTCTATAGAGAAAAATTCAGATTATCTAAAAGAAGACATAAAAATACCCCAATTTATAGGTGGAAATGATGAAAAAAGGGTAAATATAATTAATAATACGATTAATGATGATATTTTGCCTAAAATAAATGATGCAGAGAAAACAGCAAAAGAATACTTTGGCAAGATCGGACAAGAAAAACCAACTTTCCCCTATGAAATTTTTTCAAGATATACAGTATCTGAAGATAATAATAAAGTGCTCAGCTTATTTAATGATTATTATGAATATTTGGGAGGGGCTCATGGTATGACCATAAGGAGTTCCTACACAATAGATAAAAGTACAGAAAATTTATTGTTTTTAAAAGATTTATTTGCTCCTGGATATAATTATATGGATACAATCAATAAAGAAATAAAAAGAGAAATAAAGGAAAATCCTCAAAACTATTTTGATTCGGGAAATGTATTTAAAGGTATAAAAGAAAATCAAAATTTCTATATACAAGATGGCGAGCTTGTTATTTATTATCAATTGTATGAATTAGCTCCATATGTATTTGGATTTCCAGAATTTAAAATTCCTTTGAAGGTATTTGATAGCAATTATATTTATACATAA
- the hydE gene encoding [FeFe] hydrogenase H-cluster radical SAM maturase HydE, with amino-acid sequence MIKLIEKAKTTHNLNESEILQLLQNDDINQELFKAADDVRQKYLGDFVHLRGLIEFTNICKRNCLYCGLRRDNKNIERYRLTEEEILDFAKKAVTYGYRTLVLQGGEDDFFTIERMTKIVQEIKKLGVALTLSLGEKTYDEYKAFKAAGADRYLIRIETTDKKLYEAMDPEMSFEERLNCLNNLRDLGYEVGSGILVGLPNQTLESIAKDILFFKEINADMIGIGPFIPNEDTPLKDAEGGNLTLALKVMALTRLLLPDINIPATTAMESLAPNGRIVALQSGANVVMPNVTEGEYRKLYALYPGKICTGDTPAHCRGCITGKVTGIGRIISDGYGFRGNQNTNAHDKN; translated from the coding sequence ATGATTAAACTTATTGAAAAAGCTAAGACTACACATAATTTAAATGAAAGTGAAATATTACAATTATTGCAAAATGATGATATAAACCAAGAATTATTTAAAGCCGCTGATGATGTTCGCCAAAAGTATTTAGGTGATTTTGTTCATCTAAGAGGATTAATTGAATTCACAAATATATGTAAAAGAAATTGTTTATATTGTGGCTTGAGAAGAGATAATAAAAATATTGAAAGATATAGATTGACTGAAGAAGAAATTTTAGATTTTGCCAAAAAAGCAGTTACTTATGGCTATAGAACCCTTGTACTCCAAGGCGGAGAGGATGATTTCTTTACAATTGAAAGAATGACTAAAATAGTACAAGAAATTAAGAAATTAGGTGTTGCTTTAACTTTAAGCCTAGGTGAAAAGACTTATGATGAATATAAAGCTTTTAAAGCTGCTGGCGCTGATAGATACTTAATCCGTATTGAAACCACCGATAAAAAACTATATGAAGCTATGGATCCTGAAATGAGTTTTGAAGAAAGATTAAATTGCCTTAATAATCTACGTGATTTAGGCTATGAAGTTGGAAGTGGTATTCTAGTTGGTCTTCCAAATCAAACTCTTGAATCTATTGCTAAAGATATATTATTCTTTAAGGAAATTAATGCAGATATGATAGGTATAGGACCCTTCATTCCAAATGAAGATACTCCTTTAAAAGACGCAGAGGGTGGAAACCTTACTCTAGCACTAAAAGTTATGGCTTTAACTAGATTATTACTTCCTGATATAAACATTCCTGCAACAACAGCAATGGAATCTTTAGCTCCTAATGGAAGAATAGTTGCTCTTCAAAGTGGTGCAAATGTTGTAATGCCAAATGTAACTGAAGGCGAATATAGAAAGCTTTATGCTCTTTATCCTGGGAAAATATGTACTGGAGACACTCCAGCTCATTGTAGGGGCTGCATAACTGGTAAAGTAACTGGAATTGGAAGAATAATTTCAGATGGCTATGGCTTCAGAGGAAACCAAAATACTAATGCTCATGATAAAAATTAA
- a CDS encoding DUF2975 domain-containing protein, producing MKLKADFLSKILYVIISLGLIVLTAVIIGLPWVMPIIFNESTFYSIVNHTSILVLLYLTGIPTWIILWMTKKLAENIIKREPFSDSSIFSLKFISICSIFVFICYLYTCVFLSATLGTITIAVGAFMVSLISTIIYKLVEVAVEIQRENELTI from the coding sequence ATGAAATTAAAAGCAGATTTTTTAAGTAAAATTTTATACGTAATTATTAGTTTGGGACTTATTGTTTTAACAGCAGTTATAATTGGTTTACCTTGGGTAATGCCGATTATATTTAATGAAAGCACTTTCTATTCTATAGTAAATCATACTTCAATACTTGTACTACTGTATTTAACTGGTATACCAACCTGGATAATTTTATGGATGACAAAAAAATTGGCTGAGAATATTATAAAACGTGAACCATTTTCGGATAGTAGTATTTTTAGTTTGAAATTTATTAGTATTTGTTCAATTTTCGTTTTTATTTGTTATCTATATACATGTGTATTTTTAAGTGCAACCCTTGGAACAATTACTATTGCTGTAGGGGCTTTTATGGTTTCACTTATTTCAACGATTATTTATAAGCTAGTAGAAGTAGCAGTTGAAATACAAAGAGAAAATGAATTAACTATATAG
- a CDS encoding helix-turn-helix domain-containing protein yields the protein MAIIVNLDVMLAKRKMSMNELSEKVGITLANLSILKNNKGKAIRFSTLDAICEVLECQPGDLLEYIKED from the coding sequence ATGGCTATAATAGTTAATTTAGATGTTATGCTGGCAAAAAGAAAAATGAGCATGAATGAACTTTCAGAAAAAGTTGGAATTACACTTGCAAATTTATCTATATTAAAAAATAACAAGGGAAAGGCAATTAGATTTTCAACCTTAGATGCGATTTGTGAAGTGCTAGAGTGTCAGCCAGGAGATTTATTAGAATATATAAAGGAAGATTAG
- a CDS encoding DUF4153 domain-containing protein produces the protein MIGQDGKAMIAATIGTILFMELLIFGGWGIAVPIAVISYYILIFWQSKMLKIKQDIKNNILLIPIVMTALCFMFFDNALLKFFNILFLYGLIVLHTSQQFGINSYNPLSFRWFLEIIPVGLFMPIKNISKPINIINETIKARSKESNKIFLKIAIGLVIGFPIVFIATLLLMNTDAAFNGVIELISNKFNFDLTWILQRLICFVLIFFPLNGFFYTIRNKRESVNEQKERSKNIKFDFIIVVTIASFLCVVYMIYCLSQLTYFISAFQGILPSDYTFAAYARKGFFECIPLGGINLILIIVLTMFTNTEENKKRSFTINGFAFYLIAFTLFLVISAFSKMWLYINAYGITIMRVYVSWFLILGCIALVLIGIKTFYNQFKLTKNLFIIFTIMFLGLNYANIDYRIGEYDAQLYETGQVNTIGAFDDLSVSALEPLIRISIIDKNSKAIINEYKNRVYEERTWQEWNYANYKGREIIDKVMTK, from the coding sequence ATGATTGGACAAGATGGAAAAGCTATGATAGCAGCAACTATTGGTACTATCTTATTTATGGAACTTTTGATTTTTGGTGGATGGGGAATAGCTGTACCTATAGCTGTAATTAGTTATTATATTTTGATTTTTTGGCAAAGTAAAATGTTAAAAATTAAGCAAGATATTAAAAACAATATATTACTAATACCAATAGTTATGACAGCGTTATGCTTCATGTTTTTTGATAATGCTTTGCTTAAGTTTTTTAATATACTATTTTTGTATGGACTAATTGTATTACATACAAGTCAACAATTCGGAATTAATTCGTATAATCCATTATCCTTTAGATGGTTTCTAGAAATAATTCCAGTAGGCTTATTTATGCCAATAAAGAATATTAGTAAACCTATTAATATAATTAATGAAACAATAAAAGCAAGGTCTAAAGAGTCTAATAAGATTTTTTTAAAGATTGCAATAGGGCTTGTAATTGGTTTTCCTATAGTGTTTATTGCGACATTACTTTTAATGAATACTGATGCAGCATTTAATGGTGTAATAGAGCTGATATCCAATAAATTTAATTTTGATTTGACATGGATATTACAGAGATTAATTTGCTTTGTACTTATATTTTTCCCATTGAACGGTTTTTTCTATACAATTAGAAATAAAAGGGAAAGTGTAAATGAACAGAAAGAAAGAAGTAAAAATATAAAATTTGATTTTATTATTGTTGTTACAATTGCTAGCTTCCTTTGCGTTGTTTATATGATCTATTGTTTATCTCAATTAACTTATTTTATATCTGCATTTCAAGGAATACTACCTTCAGATTATACTTTTGCAGCATATGCAAGAAAAGGTTTTTTTGAATGCATTCCATTAGGTGGTATAAATTTAATTTTAATTATAGTGCTAACAATGTTTACTAATACTGAAGAAAATAAGAAAAGAAGCTTTACGATTAATGGATTTGCCTTTTATCTTATTGCATTTACTTTATTTTTAGTAATTTCAGCATTTTCGAAAATGTGGCTTTACATTAATGCTTATGGGATCACAATTATGCGTGTTTATGTATCTTGGTTTTTAATATTAGGTTGTATAGCTTTAGTATTGATAGGAATTAAGACATTTTATAATCAATTTAAACTTACTAAAAATTTATTTATTATTTTTACAATTATGTTTTTGGGCTTAAATTATGCAAATATTGATTATAGAATTGGAGAATATGATGCACAGTTATATGAAACAGGACAAGTGAACACTATAGGTGCATTTGATGATTTGAGTGTTTCGGCGCTTGAACCTCTAATTAGAATATCTATTATAGATAAGAATAGTAAAGCGATAATAAATGAATATAAAAATAGGGTATATGAAGAAAGAACGTGGCAGGAATGGAATTATGCAAACTACAAGGGAAGAGAGATAATTGACAAAGTGATGACTAAATAG
- a CDS encoding cation-translocating P-type ATPase has product MEKYFSKTTDEALKNFDVTLSGLTSTRASEILNTVGENILNEKEKKSIFSVFVEQFKDLLVIILIIAAIISAMTGNMESTFVIIAVIILNAILGTIQYVKAEQSLDSLKALSAPNAKVIRDGVKIEIPSKDVVPGDILILEAGDLVVADGRILENFSLKVNESSLTGESESVDKFSEVIDKDEVALGDQKNMVFSSSLVTYGRATVLVTNTGMNTELGKIASLMESTQEKTTPLQASLNDFSKKLAIAIMGICVIVFGLSIYRGTDILDSLMFAVALAVAAIPEALSSIVTIVLAIGTQSMAKENAIIKKLKAVEGLGCVSVICSDKTGTLTQNKMTVKKIFVDNKLIDANKIDTDNSDVSFLLTSSVLCNDSTSIDGNEIGDPTEVALVNLAHKYSINEIECRNTHERLKEIPFDSDRKLMSTLHNIDGKNIMITKGALDVLLDRVTSIKTSNGTNAFTNNDKININNTNRELSSQGLRVLAFAYKELTEDRELSLEDEDNFTFLGLISMIDPPREESKAAVSDCIKASIKPIMITGDHKITASAIAKEIGILQDGDLAVEGLELDKMSDAELNSKLKHISVYARVSPEHKIRIVEAWQNKGKIVAMTGDGVNDAPALKQADIGIAMGITGTEVSKDAASMILTDDNFATIVKSVTNGRNIYANIKNSIKFLLSGNMSGILAVLYSSLLALPVPFAAVHLLFINLLTDSLPAIAIGMEKSKRDVLKDKPRDANESILTKDFITDICLQGLLIGIFTMTSYHIGLATGNHGIAMTMAFSTLCLARLFHGFNCRGKKSIFALGVFSNKFSWIAFISGVILINAVLLIPVLQGLFEITPLTTNEMLLIHLLAFIPTLIIQLVKVVRGFIETKNETVNPNNIDNDKTKAHAA; this is encoded by the coding sequence ATGGAAAAATATTTTTCTAAAACTACAGATGAAGCATTAAAAAACTTTGATGTTACCTTATCTGGTCTCACAAGCACAAGAGCTTCAGAAATTTTAAACACAGTTGGAGAAAATATTCTTAATGAAAAAGAGAAGAAAAGTATCTTCTCTGTATTCGTAGAACAATTTAAGGACTTATTAGTAATCATTTTAATTATTGCTGCTATTATTTCAGCTATGACTGGAAATATGGAAAGCACCTTTGTAATTATTGCTGTTATAATTTTAAATGCTATTTTAGGAACTATTCAATATGTTAAAGCTGAACAATCCTTGGATAGTTTAAAAGCACTATCTGCACCTAATGCTAAAGTTATTAGAGATGGAGTTAAAATCGAAATACCTTCTAAAGATGTTGTTCCTGGTGATATATTAATCTTAGAAGCTGGTGATTTAGTAGTTGCCGATGGTAGAATTTTAGAAAATTTCTCTCTTAAAGTTAATGAAAGTTCATTAACTGGTGAATCAGAAAGTGTAGACAAGTTCTCTGAGGTTATTGATAAAGATGAAGTTGCTCTAGGTGATCAAAAAAATATGGTTTTTTCTAGCTCTCTAGTTACATATGGTAGAGCAACAGTTCTTGTTACTAATACTGGTATGAATACTGAGCTTGGTAAAATAGCTTCTCTTATGGAGTCAACTCAAGAAAAGACCACTCCACTTCAAGCTTCTTTAAATGATTTTTCTAAAAAGCTTGCTATAGCAATAATGGGAATATGTGTAATTGTATTTGGATTAAGCATCTACAGAGGTACTGATATTTTAGATTCTTTAATGTTTGCTGTTGCTCTTGCTGTTGCTGCTATTCCTGAAGCACTTAGTTCAATAGTTACAATAGTATTAGCCATAGGAACTCAATCAATGGCTAAAGAAAATGCAATTATTAAGAAATTAAAAGCTGTTGAAGGGCTTGGCTGTGTATCAGTTATCTGCTCAGATAAAACTGGTACCTTAACTCAAAATAAAATGACTGTAAAGAAAATTTTTGTAGATAACAAATTAATAGATGCTAATAAGATAGATACAGATAATTCTGATGTAAGTTTTCTTTTAACTAGTTCTGTACTTTGTAACGACTCAACTTCTATAGATGGAAATGAAATTGGTGACCCAACAGAAGTTGCTTTAGTTAACTTAGCTCATAAATATTCTATAAACGAAATTGAATGTAGAAATACTCATGAAAGACTTAAAGAAATTCCTTTTGACTCTGACAGAAAGCTTATGAGTACCCTTCATAATATTGATGGAAAAAATATAATGATTACTAAAGGTGCACTTGATGTATTATTAGATAGAGTTACTTCAATAAAGACATCAAATGGTACAAATGCCTTTACCAATAACGATAAAATCAATATAAACAACACTAATAGAGAACTTTCATCACAAGGGTTAAGAGTATTAGCTTTTGCTTATAAAGAACTTACTGAAGATAGAGAACTTTCTTTAGAGGATGAAGACAACTTTACCTTCCTTGGATTAATTTCAATGATTGATCCACCTAGAGAAGAATCTAAAGCAGCAGTTAGTGATTGTATTAAAGCGTCTATTAAACCAATAATGATAACTGGAGATCATAAGATTACAGCTTCTGCTATTGCAAAAGAAATTGGGATCCTACAAGATGGTGATTTAGCCGTAGAAGGATTAGAACTTGATAAAATGTCAGATGCTGAACTTAACTCTAAATTAAAACATATATCAGTTTATGCCAGAGTCTCACCTGAGCATAAAATAAGAATAGTTGAAGCCTGGCAGAACAAAGGTAAGATTGTTGCTATGACTGGAGATGGTGTTAATGATGCACCAGCACTTAAACAAGCTGATATCGGTATTGCAATGGGAATAACCGGTACTGAAGTTTCAAAGGATGCAGCTTCAATGATATTAACAGATGATAATTTTGCTACTATTGTAAAATCAGTTACTAACGGGAGAAATATTTATGCTAATATAAAAAATTCTATTAAATTTCTTCTTTCAGGTAATATGTCTGGAATACTTGCTGTACTTTATTCGTCACTATTAGCACTTCCTGTTCCATTTGCAGCTGTACATTTACTATTTATTAACCTTTTAACAGATAGTTTACCGGCTATTGCAATAGGTATGGAAAAATCTAAAAGAGATGTTTTAAAAGATAAACCTAGAGATGCCAATGAATCAATATTGACTAAAGATTTTATTACTGATATCTGCTTACAAGGTTTGCTTATAGGGATATTCACTATGACTTCATATCATATAGGACTAGCTACTGGCAATCATGGAATAGCAATGACCATGGCCTTTAGTACCTTATGTTTAGCAAGATTATTCCACGGATTTAATTGTCGTGGTAAAAAATCTATTTTTGCTCTAGGAGTTTTTAGTAATAAATTTAGTTGGATAGCTTTCATATCAGGCGTTATACTAATTAATGCAGTTTTACTTATTCCTGTTTTACAAGGACTATTTGAAATAACTCCACTGACTACTAATGAAATGTTATTGATTCACTTGTTAGCTTTTATCCCAACTTTAATAATACAACTAGTTAAAGTGGTTAGGGGTTTTATTGAAACAAAAAATGAAACAGTTAATCCTAATAATATTGATAATGATAAGACAAAAGCCCATGCTGCTTAA
- a CDS encoding patatin-like phospholipase family protein, translating into MTGLVLEGGAFRGLFTAGVLDALLDIRAELKYVIGVSAGATNAYSYVSKQRGRNLEIMERFMDNKRYISYGNLIRCKSLMDLDFVFDEIPNKHCVFDYKTFYEFNGRMLAGAFNIQTGKVEYFDKELLDKRNSILRASIAIPLVFPFEKINGNYYADGGLSDPIPIKKSIEDGNDKNIIVLTRNEGYRKTQSKTNKLTYRIYKNKYPKLANVLRDRHIKYNEQLDFCKKLEENGEAMIIRPTVDMNIDRFERDKNKLKAIYQNGYDLIVNNKEKILKYI; encoded by the coding sequence ATGACTGGACTTGTACTTGAAGGTGGAGCTTTTAGAGGATTATTTACAGCTGGAGTATTAGATGCTCTTTTAGATATAAGAGCAGAATTAAAATATGTGATTGGAGTATCCGCTGGGGCTACAAATGCTTATTCCTATGTTTCTAAGCAAAGAGGAAGAAATTTAGAAATAATGGAAAGATTTATGGATAATAAAAGATATATTAGTTATGGAAATTTAATAAGGTGTAAATCTTTAATGGATTTAGATTTTGTATTTGATGAGATACCTAATAAACACTGCGTGTTTGATTATAAGACGTTTTATGAATTTAATGGGAGAATGTTAGCTGGTGCTTTCAACATTCAAACTGGAAAAGTAGAATATTTTGATAAGGAATTATTAGATAAAAGAAATTCTATACTTAGGGCAAGTATAGCAATTCCTTTGGTATTTCCATTTGAAAAGATTAATGGAAATTACTATGCGGATGGAGGGCTTTCTGATCCTATACCAATTAAGAAATCAATAGAAGATGGAAATGATAAGAACATAATTGTGTTGACTAGAAATGAAGGGTATAGAAAAACACAATCCAAGACTAATAAATTAACTTATAGAATATATAAGAATAAGTATCCAAAGTTGGCAAATGTATTAAGAGACAGGCATATTAAATATAATGAACAGCTTGATTTCTGCAAGAAATTAGAAGAAAATGGAGAGGCAATGATAATAAGACCAACAGTAGATATGAATATAGATAGATTCGAAAGAGATAAAAATAAGTTAAAGGCAATATATCAAAATGGATATGATTTAATTGTAAATAATAAAGAAAAAATACTTAAATATATATAA
- a CDS encoding FadR/GntR family transcriptional regulator: MPNKNPKVYDQVIDDIKNKIKSGEIKKGDRLPSERELSESLGVSRTSIREAIRALEVIGLVESRRGAGNYIKTNFEDSLFEPLSVMFMLQESSPREMFDVRESLELQCARLSAKNIQDNELALLAAILDRMYLAESEEESLELDIKFHYIVAKASRNVLLINVLEVISQLMDEFIKKFRMQILHVGNTKESLLEIHENLFRALKSRDEAKVYNAMKEHFNLIRKAYDYDE; the protein is encoded by the coding sequence ATGCCTAATAAGAATCCAAAAGTATATGATCAAGTTATAGATGATATTAAAAATAAAATAAAATCAGGGGAAATAAAAAAAGGAGATAGATTACCATCAGAAAGAGAGCTGTCAGAATCACTTGGGGTATCAAGAACATCTATAAGAGAGGCGATAAGAGCGTTAGAAGTAATTGGTTTAGTGGAAAGTAGACGTGGAGCTGGAAATTATATAAAAACTAATTTTGAAGATTCATTATTTGAACCACTTTCAGTTATGTTTATGTTACAAGAAAGCTCTCCAAGAGAAATGTTTGATGTAAGAGAATCTTTGGAATTACAGTGTGCTAGGTTATCAGCCAAGAATATACAAGATAATGAACTTGCACTCTTAGCAGCAATATTAGATAGAATGTATCTTGCAGAAAGTGAAGAAGAAAGTCTTGAACTGGATATTAAGTTTCATTACATAGTAGCAAAAGCTTCGAGAAATGTATTATTAATTAATGTTCTAGAGGTTATTTCGCAGCTAATGGATGAATTCATTAAAAAGTTTAGAATGCAAATTTTACATGTAGGTAACACAAAGGAAAGTTTATTAGAAATACATGAAAATTTATTTAGAGCATTGAAAAGTAGAGATGAAGCTAAAGTTTATAATGCTATGAAGGAACATTTCAATTTAATTAGAAAAGCATATGACTATGATGAGTAA